Proteins from a genomic interval of Papaver somniferum cultivar HN1 chromosome 4, ASM357369v1, whole genome shotgun sequence:
- the LOC113275084 gene encoding cytochrome P450 71A1-like, translated as MDAPSLLVILQQWLTAAEYSNLHFLSLSFLILALSILLLFKIHRVCSLSKSSNTYKLPPSPPTIPIIGNLHQIGKLAHRSFRHLSQKYGPLMLLHLGQSQILVVSSAEMAKEIMKNQGLVFPNKPSSTATNALFYGCTDIGFAPYGEYWRQVRKICVLELLNAKRVHSFKNVREEEVDTVIQKISSSCSSMEEGEVVINLSKVLLTLTNNIVSRCAIGAKYESAHENKSGELSREISRLLGAFSFGDYFPSLGWMDVVIGLSSKLKKVSQELDAFFNQVIDEHLLGQVRDVNKLDLTDILLLSQKDNPNITRNNIKAIILDMLAGGTDTTATIMEWAMAELIKNPKVMQIAQDEVRRVVGNKHKLEEEDIKQMDYLICIVKESLRLHSPVPLVPRESSKSTQIAGYDIPLHTKVYINVWAIHRDAKLWDDPELFLPERFMNNSIDFEGQEFEFIPFGSGRRGCPGILFGITVVEYILANLLYYFNWELPAGDKREDLDMTEAFGLTVNKKIPLNVVPEIYTIASA; from the exons ATGGATGCACCGTCTCTCCTTGTGATACTGCAGCAATGGTTAACAGCAGCAGAGTATTCAAATTTACACTTTCTATCACTCTCATTTCTAATACTTGCATTATCTATTTTACTTCTGTTTAAGATCCATAGAGTTTGTTCATTATCAAAATCATCCAATACTTATAAActaccaccttctccaccgaCGATTCCGATAATTGGTAACCTTCATCAAATAGGAAAATTAGCTCATCGATCCTTCCGACATCTTTCTCAAAAGTATGGTCCATTGATGCTATTGCACTTGGGTCAATCGCAAATTCTTGTCGTTTCATCCGCGGAAATGGCAAAAGAGATAATGAAAAACCAAGGTCTTGTCTTCCCAAATAAACCTTCTAGTACCGCTACAAATGCGTTATTTTATGGATGTACTGATATTGGTTTTGCACCTTACGGCGAATACTGGAGGCAAGTGAGGAAGATTTGCGTTCTAGAGCTATTGAATGCAAAGAGGGTTCATTCATTCAAGAATGTGAGAGAAGAAGAAGTCGACACTGTAATCCAAAAGATATCGAGTTCATGTTCCTCAATGGAAGAGGGAGAAGTAGTAATTAATCTTAGTAAAGTACTGCTAACTCTAACAAACAACATAGTTTCGAGGTGTGCTATTGGTGCtaagtatgaaagtgctcatgAAAACAAATCTGGTGAATTATCAAGAGAGATTTCAAGGTTGCTGGGAGCTTTTAGTTTTGGTGATTACTTTCCATCTCTTGGGTGGATGGATGTTGTTATTGGATTATCTAGTAAGCTTAAGAAGGTATCCCAAGAACTCGATGCTTTCTTCAACCAAGTCATCGACGAGCATCTCCTTGGTCAAGTGAGAGATGTTAACAAACTAGATTTGACGGATATTCTACTCCTTTCTCAGAAGGACAACCCAAATATCACTCGCAATAATATCAAAGCAATAATCCTG GATATGTTGGCGGGTGGAACTGATACAACAGCGACAATCATGGAATGGGCAATGGCGGAGCTCATTAAAAATCCGAAAGTGATGCAAATAGCTCAAGATGAGGTGAGAAGAGTAGTGGGAAACAAACATAAGTTAGAAGAGGAGGACATTAAACAAATGGACTATCTGATATGCATTGTCAAGGAGAGTCTACGACTACATTCCCCTGTTCCTTTAGTCCCAAGAGAATCATCTAAAAGTACTCAAATAGCAGGTTATGATATCCCTCTCCACACAAAAGTTTACATCAATGTGTGGGCAATTCATAGAGATGCTAAACTATGGGATGACCCAGAACTGTTTCTCCCTGAGAGATTTATGAACAACTCGATCGATTTTGAGGGCCAGGAATTTGAATTCATTCCATTTGGGTCAGGTAGGAGAGGGTGTCCAGGAATATTATTtggcatcacagttgttgaataCATTCTTGCAAATCTCTTATACTACTTCAACTGGGAACTTCCAGCCGGTGACAAAAGAGAAGACCTTGACATGACTGAAGCTTTTGGTCTTACGGTTAATAAGAAGATCCCTCTTAACGTTGTTCCGGAAATATATACGATTGCCTCTGCTTGA